In Streptomyces sp. 840.1, one DNA window encodes the following:
- a CDS encoding NuoM family protein, whose protein sequence is MQFLLAFIVVAPLLGAVAALLPAPPGLKGRNPDQAVLRHGVTVTGVILIAAIVLALGFDHDHPSKMQATTDISWIPALDVRIHLGIDGISLPLLVLTALLTFLCALHSYFKLPAGPSPKAFVALILVLESGTLATFAVLDLLLFFLAFEMVLIPMYFLIARWGGAQRQAAAWKFILYTLLGSVVMLLGLLLIGLKSGTFDMVALATDNGRGLTSSVQVIAVLAIGVGLAVKTPMWPLHSWLPDAHTAAPTVGSVLLAGVLLKMGTYGFVRILLPIAPDGMHTFAPYLAAFAVAGIIYGSLACLALVRPGAKGDLKRLIAYSSVGHMGFVLLGIASMTPTGVNGALFANIAHGLITGLLFFLVGAVKDRYGTADLDTLSGATGAALYGSAPRLGGLLAFTAIASLGLPGLAGFWGEMLTLFGAFDPADGLSRPAFLTFMSVAAFGTLLTAAYMLILVRRVCMGAKREEPHRIPDIQHHEFAAWTPLAALTVLAGLWPAVLLGLTDPAVQKLLAGGKS, encoded by the coding sequence ATGCAGTTCCTTCTGGCGTTCATCGTCGTCGCCCCGCTCCTCGGAGCCGTCGCGGCCCTGCTCCCGGCCCCGCCCGGACTCAAGGGCCGCAACCCCGACCAGGCGGTGCTCCGCCACGGCGTGACCGTGACCGGCGTGATCCTCATCGCCGCGATCGTGCTCGCCCTGGGCTTCGACCACGACCACCCGTCGAAGATGCAGGCCACCACCGACATCAGCTGGATCCCGGCGCTCGACGTCCGCATCCATCTCGGCATCGACGGCATCTCGCTCCCCCTTCTCGTACTGACCGCGCTGCTGACCTTCCTCTGCGCGCTCCACAGCTACTTCAAGCTGCCTGCGGGCCCCTCCCCGAAGGCCTTCGTCGCCCTGATCCTGGTCCTGGAGTCCGGCACCCTCGCGACCTTCGCCGTCCTCGATCTGCTGCTGTTCTTCCTGGCGTTCGAGATGGTGCTCATCCCGATGTACTTCCTCATCGCCCGCTGGGGCGGTGCGCAGAGGCAGGCGGCCGCCTGGAAGTTCATCCTCTACACACTGCTCGGCTCGGTCGTCATGCTGCTCGGGCTGCTCCTCATCGGACTGAAGAGCGGCACCTTCGACATGGTGGCACTCGCCACTGACAACGGCCGAGGCCTCACCTCGTCCGTGCAGGTCATCGCCGTTCTCGCGATCGGCGTCGGACTCGCCGTCAAGACCCCGATGTGGCCGCTGCACAGCTGGCTCCCGGACGCCCACACCGCCGCCCCGACCGTCGGCTCGGTCCTCCTCGCGGGCGTCCTGCTGAAGATGGGCACGTACGGATTCGTCCGGATCCTGCTCCCGATCGCCCCCGACGGCATGCACACCTTCGCGCCCTACCTCGCCGCCTTCGCGGTCGCCGGCATCATCTACGGATCGCTCGCCTGCCTGGCCCTCGTCCGGCCCGGCGCCAAGGGCGACCTGAAGCGCCTGATCGCGTACTCCTCCGTCGGCCACATGGGCTTCGTACTCCTCGGCATCGCGAGCATGACTCCCACCGGCGTCAACGGCGCGCTCTTCGCCAACATCGCCCACGGGCTCATCACCGGCCTGCTGTTCTTCCTGGTCGGCGCGGTCAAGGACCGCTACGGCACCGCCGACCTCGACACCCTCTCCGGCGCCACCGGCGCCGCGCTCTACGGCAGCGCGCCCCGCCTCGGCGGCCTCCTCGCGTTCACCGCGATCGCCTCCCTGGGCCTGCCCGGCCTCGCCGGGTTCTGGGGCGAGATGCTCACGCTGTTCGGCGCCTTCGACCCGGCCGACGGCCTGAGCCGCCCCGCCTTCCTGACCTTCATGTCGGTCGCCGCGTTCGGCACCCTGCTCACCGCCGCGTACATGCTCATCCTGGTGCGCCGCGTCTGCATGGGCGCCAAGCGCGAGGAACCGCACCGGATCCCCGACATCCAGCACCACGAGTTCGCCGCCTGGACCCCCCTCGCCGCCCTCACCGTCCTGGCCGGGCTGTGGCCCGCCGTCCTCCTCGGCCTCACCGACCCGGCCGTGCAGAAGCTCCTCGCAGGAGGCAAGTCGTGA
- a CDS encoding NADH-quinone oxidoreductase subunit L encodes MTTTTLAVLVPLLPFLGAAAGLLLGRTAPGYVRPLAVLPSLATLVIAAVVAARQGGGRAIDAATQLTPTGSVPIDLALHLDGFAVLVAVLVALVASCVQIYSTAYLRDDPRYSSYAALVSLFTSAMLLVVYSGDLMVLLVGWEVMGICSYFLVGHYWETPEARAASLKAFLVTKLGDVPFLIGLFALAADTGTFRITGILGSVAHGGLDHPTVIALLLLAGVAGKSAQFPLHTWLPDAMAGPTPVSALIHAATMVAAGIYFVARLLPVFAASGAALVVLAVMAAVTMIGSGLAALAQDDIKRVLAYSTIGQLGYMSGALAVGDRGAAVFHLLSHGAFKAVLFLAAGVVIHAAGTNSLAAMSRMGGLAKRIPDAYWTMSVALLALAAVPPFAGFFSKEAVLVAAEHTALGDRHVAPAAAGWTVLVAGLLAAVLTAAYATRLWLLAFRGRGAEAPDHGRQPVAMTSVLWVLAVPTMAFGLTVGVITDWFDGHSLTPSLTTAVLSTGVGLVGGLVTYGAWRHTTALAARTPMGSVVAHPDAEPALIEIEAMESRTAAYGDTGDAPDPADPGRLLLGPLHRHAAAGFHLDALYAALFVRPVQAAASLVRFLDREVVDTYVRGSATGARWLGTAVRRAQTGNVQTYLSALLAGSLVLAVAAVVFANVNAGS; translated from the coding sequence GTGACCACCACGACCCTCGCCGTTCTCGTCCCCCTCCTCCCGTTCCTGGGAGCCGCGGCCGGCCTGCTCCTCGGGCGCACGGCCCCCGGCTACGTCCGCCCCCTCGCCGTACTGCCCTCCCTCGCCACCCTCGTCATCGCCGCCGTCGTCGCGGCCCGCCAGGGCGGCGGCCGGGCCATCGACGCCGCGACCCAGCTCACGCCCACCGGCTCGGTCCCGATCGACCTGGCGCTGCACCTCGACGGCTTCGCGGTCCTCGTCGCCGTGCTGGTCGCCCTCGTCGCGAGCTGCGTGCAGATCTACTCGACCGCGTACCTGCGCGACGACCCCCGCTACTCCTCGTACGCGGCCCTCGTCTCCCTCTTCACCTCCGCGATGCTGCTCGTCGTCTACTCCGGCGACCTGATGGTGCTCCTGGTCGGCTGGGAGGTCATGGGCATCTGCTCGTACTTCCTGGTCGGCCACTACTGGGAGACGCCCGAGGCCCGCGCCGCCTCCCTCAAGGCGTTCCTGGTCACCAAGCTCGGTGACGTCCCCTTCCTCATCGGCCTGTTCGCCCTCGCCGCCGACACGGGCACCTTCCGCATCACCGGCATCCTGGGATCCGTCGCCCACGGCGGCCTCGACCACCCCACCGTGATCGCCCTGCTGCTCCTGGCCGGTGTCGCGGGCAAGTCCGCGCAGTTCCCGCTGCACACCTGGCTGCCCGACGCCATGGCCGGTCCCACCCCCGTCTCCGCGCTGATCCACGCCGCGACGATGGTCGCCGCCGGCATCTACTTCGTGGCCCGGCTGCTCCCCGTCTTCGCCGCCTCGGGCGCGGCGCTCGTCGTCCTCGCCGTGATGGCCGCCGTCACGATGATCGGCTCCGGACTCGCCGCACTCGCCCAGGACGACATCAAACGCGTCCTCGCCTACTCCACGATCGGGCAACTCGGCTACATGTCCGGCGCCCTGGCCGTCGGCGACCGGGGCGCCGCCGTCTTCCACCTCCTCTCGCACGGCGCGTTCAAGGCCGTCCTCTTCCTCGCCGCGGGCGTCGTCATCCACGCTGCGGGCACCAACTCACTGGCCGCCATGTCCCGCATGGGCGGCCTGGCCAAGCGCATCCCGGACGCGTACTGGACGATGAGCGTCGCGCTCCTCGCGCTGGCCGCCGTCCCGCCGTTCGCCGGCTTCTTCTCCAAGGAAGCCGTCCTCGTCGCCGCCGAACACACCGCCCTCGGCGACCGCCACGTCGCCCCGGCCGCCGCCGGCTGGACCGTCCTGGTCGCCGGGCTGCTGGCCGCCGTGCTCACCGCCGCGTACGCCACCCGCCTCTGGCTCCTCGCCTTCCGCGGCCGGGGCGCCGAGGCCCCCGACCACGGCAGGCAGCCCGTCGCCATGACCTCGGTCCTGTGGGTCCTGGCCGTCCCCACCATGGCGTTCGGACTGACCGTCGGCGTGATCACCGACTGGTTCGACGGCCACAGCCTCACCCCGTCGCTGACGACCGCCGTCCTGTCCACCGGCGTCGGCCTCGTCGGCGGACTCGTCACCTACGGGGCCTGGCGCCACACCACGGCGCTCGCCGCCCGCACCCCCATGGGCTCCGTCGTCGCCCACCCCGACGCCGAACCCGCCCTCATCGAGATCGAGGCCATGGAGAGCCGCACCGCCGCCTACGGGGACACCGGCGACGCCCCCGACCCGGCCGACCCCGGCCGGCTGCTGCTCGGCCCGCTCCACCGCCACGCGGCCGCCGGCTTCCACCTGGACGCCCTCTACGCGGCACTGTTCGTCCGCCCCGTCCAGGCGGCGGCGAGCCTCGTCCGCTTCCTGGACCGCGAGGTCGTCGACACCTACGTACGCGGCTCCGCCACCGGCGCACGCTGGCTCGGCACCGCCGTCCGCCGTGCCCAGACCGGCAACGTGCAGACCTACCTCAGCGCGCTGCTCGCCGGTTCCCTGGTCCTGGCGGTCGCCGCCGTCGTCTTCGCCAACGTCAACGCCGGGTCGTGA
- the nuoK gene encoding NADH-quinone oxidoreductase subunit NuoK: MHLAYPAVLAVLLFCTGLYGVLARRNAILVLMSVELMLNAVNLNLVAFDVWLRDALHSGQALTLFTIAIAAAEIGIGLAIVLAVYRNRGSSDIDRLRDTAETDEAEELPDDARDTEVPEDQATAPAGKAKKAEATP, translated from the coding sequence ATGCACCTCGCCTATCCCGCCGTGCTCGCCGTCCTCCTCTTCTGTACCGGCCTCTACGGGGTCCTCGCGCGCCGCAACGCGATCCTGGTCCTGATGTCCGTCGAGCTGATGCTCAACGCGGTCAACCTCAACCTGGTCGCGTTCGACGTATGGCTGCGCGACGCCCTGCACTCCGGCCAGGCCCTCACCCTGTTCACCATCGCCATCGCGGCGGCGGAGATCGGCATCGGCCTGGCCATCGTCCTCGCCGTGTACCGCAACCGGGGCAGCTCCGACATCGACCGCCTCCGCGACACCGCCGAGACCGACGAGGCCGAGGAACTCCCGGACGACGCCAGGGACACCGAAGTCCCCGAAGACCAGGCCACTGCTCCGGCAGGGAAGGCAAAGAAGGCAGAGGCCACCCCGTGA
- a CDS encoding NADH-quinone oxidoreductase subunit J — protein sequence MAVHVLADGPAHVLAAGSHPGFLSPAGIEIAFVLVGIATLGAALVTVTTRQLVHAALWLIVALGGLAVEYLLLTAEFIAWVQVLIYVGSVVVLLLFGLMLTRAPIGRSPDADSENRWAALAVAVAAAGTLVWVVVDAFRTTWIELDGPAQGSTEATGAFLFRHWVLPFEALSVLLLAALVGAVVLSRKAQEAKAQAAKGQAVKGPKPQGAKSQAAKSQAAKSQAAESREDNS from the coding sequence ATCGCCGTCCACGTCCTCGCCGACGGCCCCGCCCACGTCCTCGCCGCCGGGAGCCACCCGGGCTTCCTCTCCCCGGCAGGCATCGAGATCGCTTTCGTGCTGGTCGGGATCGCCACCCTCGGCGCGGCCCTCGTCACCGTCACGACCAGACAACTGGTGCACGCGGCCCTCTGGCTGATCGTCGCGCTCGGCGGGCTCGCCGTCGAATACCTGCTGCTCACGGCCGAGTTCATCGCCTGGGTGCAGGTACTGATCTACGTCGGTTCCGTCGTCGTCCTCCTGCTGTTCGGCCTGATGCTCACCAGGGCCCCCATCGGCCGCTCCCCGGACGCCGATTCGGAGAACCGCTGGGCCGCCCTCGCGGTGGCGGTCGCCGCCGCCGGCACCCTCGTATGGGTCGTCGTCGACGCCTTCCGCACCACCTGGATCGAACTGGACGGACCGGCCCAGGGCTCCACCGAGGCCACCGGCGCCTTCCTCTTCCGCCACTGGGTACTGCCCTTCGAAGCGCTCTCCGTCCTCCTGCTCGCAGCGCTCGTCGGCGCGGTCGTCCTGTCCCGCAAGGCCCAGGAAGCCAAGGCCCAGGCAGCCAAGGGGCAAGCGGTCAAGGGCCCGAAGCCCCAGGGAGCCAAGAGCCAGGCAGCCAAGTCCCAGGCAGCCAAGAGCCAGGCCGCCGAGAGCCGAGAGGACAACAGCTGA
- a CDS encoding NADH-quinone oxidoreductase subunit I produces the protein MPPIPGAGLAKGLAVTLRTMTKKTVTAQYPDAQPELPPRSRGVIALFEENCTVCMLCARECPDWCIYIDSHKETVPAAAPGGRERSRNVLDRFAIDFSLCMYCGICIEVCPFDALFWSPEFEYAETDILELTHERDKLREWMWTVPEPPALDPGAEEPKEIAAARKTADKLRTKREQEAAAEAAPPTPTDPAPTDPAPTDQEGQA, from the coding sequence GTGCCCCCGATCCCCGGCGCAGGCCTGGCCAAGGGTCTCGCCGTCACCCTGCGGACGATGACGAAGAAGACCGTCACCGCCCAGTACCCGGACGCGCAGCCCGAACTGCCGCCCCGCTCCCGAGGCGTCATCGCCCTCTTCGAGGAGAACTGCACGGTCTGCATGCTCTGCGCCCGTGAGTGCCCGGACTGGTGCATCTACATCGACTCCCACAAGGAGACGGTGCCCGCCGCCGCCCCGGGCGGGCGCGAGCGCAGCCGTAACGTCCTGGACCGCTTCGCCATCGACTTCTCGCTCTGCATGTACTGCGGTATCTGCATCGAGGTGTGCCCGTTCGACGCGCTGTTCTGGTCGCCGGAGTTCGAGTACGCGGAGACGGACATCCTCGAACTCACCCACGAGCGCGACAAGCTCCGCGAGTGGATGTGGACGGTGCCGGAGCCGCCGGCGCTCGATCCGGGGGCCGAGGAGCCGAAGGAGATCGCCGCCGCACGCAAGACGGCGGACAAGCTCCGGACCAAGCGTGAGCAGGAGGCCGCCGCCGAGGCCGCCCCGCCCACTCCGACGGATCCCGCCCCGACGGATCCCGCCCCGACGGACCAGGAGGGCCAGGCGTGA
- a CDS encoding complex I subunit 1 family protein — translation MNDVLDVALRLVIVFAVFMVVPLVVGQAEHKVMAHMQGRLGPMYAGGFHGWAQLVADGVKFVQKEDIVPAEADRRVFQLAPAVALLPYLLVLVAIPIGPGEGAVGQVVDAGIFFVLAVMGIGVLGSLMAGWASANKFSLLGGIRTAAQLLAYELPMLLAAASVAMAAGTVSLPGILDAFEWWWLPWQIVGALVFFVAGLAELQRPPFDMPIADSEIIFGAYTEYTGLRFALFLLAEYAGIVVLCALTTVLFLGGWHGPLGADGLGWVWTLLKVAVLAFVVIWLRVSYPRLREDQLQKLAWTTLIPLALAQIALTGIVKVAIN, via the coding sequence GTGAACGACGTACTGGACGTCGCCCTCCGCCTCGTCATCGTGTTCGCGGTGTTCATGGTCGTCCCCCTCGTCGTCGGCCAGGCCGAACACAAGGTGATGGCCCACATGCAGGGCCGCCTGGGACCCATGTACGCCGGCGGTTTCCACGGCTGGGCCCAGCTCGTCGCGGACGGCGTGAAGTTCGTACAGAAGGAAGACATCGTCCCGGCCGAGGCCGACCGCCGCGTCTTCCAGCTGGCCCCCGCCGTCGCGCTGCTCCCGTACCTGCTCGTACTCGTGGCCATCCCGATCGGCCCCGGCGAGGGCGCGGTCGGCCAGGTGGTCGACGCGGGCATCTTCTTCGTGCTCGCGGTGATGGGCATCGGCGTGCTCGGCTCGCTCATGGCGGGCTGGGCATCGGCCAACAAGTTCTCGCTGCTCGGCGGGATCCGCACCGCCGCCCAGCTGCTCGCGTACGAGCTGCCGATGCTGCTCGCCGCCGCCTCGGTGGCGATGGCGGCCGGCACGGTCTCGCTCCCCGGCATCCTCGACGCCTTCGAGTGGTGGTGGCTGCCGTGGCAGATCGTCGGGGCCCTGGTCTTCTTCGTGGCAGGGCTCGCCGAACTCCAGCGCCCGCCGTTCGACATGCCGATCGCGGACTCGGAGATCATCTTCGGCGCGTACACCGAGTACACCGGCCTACGGTTCGCCCTGTTCCTGCTCGCCGAGTATGCGGGCATCGTCGTCTTGTGCGCGCTGACCACCGTCCTCTTCCTGGGCGGCTGGCACGGTCCGCTGGGCGCCGACGGACTGGGCTGGGTCTGGACCCTCCTGAAGGTCGCCGTCCTCGCCTTCGTCGTCATCTGGCTGCGCGTGAGCTATCCCCGTCTCCGCGAGGACCAGCTGCAGAAGCTCGCCTGGACCACGCTCATCCCGCTCGCTCTCGCGCAGATCGCGCTCACCGGCATCGTGAAGGTGGCGATCAACTAG
- a CDS encoding NADH-quinone oxidoreductase subunit C, with protein sequence MIAAESYDRLPDAVAEIFGEDATAEQSYELLTVDVPPASWIAALETARDRLGCTYFDWLSAVDEPGTGFRVCAHLVALPDRAGPGPAVRRLLVRTTVPHEAAVLPSAIGVYAGAAWHERETHEMFGIGFDGHPHLVPLLLPEGFEGHPLRKDFVLAARVAKAWPGAKEPGESEHGGPKRRTMLPPGVPDPNEWGPLKGQLPPAPARPARAARPAGDRPARRTRSASDGSAGQRPAVAPDTAPSPAPGTAPRATRASGPAPGTDATAPNTDAPAPAPAPATDAPWHNARPAFDDAADRDAGAPADADAAADAADSAPPQPLRRLRSGGPGAEPPVREGAGRGEPPRSGTPTEQPPNAADAANTTDTADAADTPKTPDTPEAPDTPNTPAGGDTE encoded by the coding sequence GTGATCGCCGCCGAGAGCTACGACCGGCTGCCGGACGCCGTCGCCGAGATCTTCGGCGAGGACGCCACGGCGGAGCAGTCGTACGAACTGCTGACCGTCGACGTGCCACCCGCGTCCTGGATCGCCGCGCTCGAAACGGCCCGCGACCGCCTCGGCTGCACCTACTTCGACTGGCTGAGCGCCGTCGACGAACCGGGCACGGGCTTCCGGGTCTGCGCCCATCTCGTCGCGCTGCCCGACCGTGCCGGCCCCGGCCCTGCGGTCCGCCGGCTGCTGGTCCGCACGACCGTTCCGCACGAGGCCGCGGTGCTGCCCAGCGCGATCGGCGTCTACGCGGGCGCCGCCTGGCACGAGCGCGAGACCCACGAGATGTTCGGCATCGGCTTCGACGGCCACCCGCACCTGGTTCCCCTGCTGCTGCCCGAGGGCTTCGAGGGCCACCCGCTGCGCAAGGACTTCGTCCTGGCGGCCCGCGTGGCGAAGGCCTGGCCGGGCGCCAAGGAGCCGGGCGAGTCGGAGCACGGCGGCCCGAAGCGCCGCACGATGCTGCCGCCCGGCGTCCCCGACCCGAACGAATGGGGCCCGCTGAAGGGCCAGCTCCCGCCTGCCCCCGCCCGCCCCGCCCGCGCGGCGAGGCCGGCGGGCGACCGCCCGGCCCGCCGCACCCGCAGCGCGAGCGACGGCTCGGCGGGCCAGCGGCCGGCCGTAGCCCCCGACACCGCGCCGAGCCCGGCCCCGGGGACGGCGCCCCGGGCCACACGGGCTTCGGGCCCGGCCCCGGGTACGGATGCGACTGCTCCGAACACGGACGCACCGGCCCCTGCGCCCGCTCCGGCGACGGACGCACCCTGGCACAACGCCCGCCCGGCCTTCGACGACGCAGCGGACCGGGATGCCGGGGCTCCGGCTGACGCCGATGCCGCTGCCGATGCCGCTGATTCGGCACCGCCCCAGCCCCTCCGGCGTTTGAGGAGCGGGGGCCCGGGGGCGGAGCCCCCGGTTCGGGAAGGGGCGGGCAGGGGAGAGCCCCCGCGCAGCGGCACCCCCACCGAGCAACCCCCCAACGCGGCAGACGCGGCCAACACGACAGACACAGCCGACGCCGCAGACACACCCAAGACACCCGACACACCTGAAGCCCCCGACACACCCAACACCCCCGCCGGAGGCGATACCGAGTGA
- a CDS encoding NADH-quinone oxidoreductase subunit B: MDVTSPSSAGQPQPQPQSGPESGPAPVPVPGPEPVPTFLPEPKRLGVLSRLAPEPMKVVLNWGRRYSLWVFNFGLACCAIEFIAASMARHDFIRLGVIPFAPGPRQADLMIVSGTVTDKMAPAVKRLYEQMPEPKYVISFGACSNCGGPYWDSYSVTKGVDQIIPVDVYVPGCPPRPEALLQGILKLQEKIARESLSERYGTGGAARPSTAALRSGLVAAPSVTGSAPDSPKEEGK, translated from the coding sequence ATGGACGTGACGAGCCCGTCGTCAGCCGGTCAGCCGCAGCCCCAGCCGCAGTCGGGACCGGAATCGGGTCCCGCACCCGTACCCGTACCCGGGCCCGAACCCGTGCCCACGTTCCTTCCCGAGCCGAAGCGGCTCGGAGTGCTGTCCCGGCTCGCGCCCGAGCCGATGAAGGTGGTCCTCAACTGGGGACGCCGCTACAGCCTCTGGGTCTTCAACTTCGGACTCGCCTGCTGCGCGATCGAGTTCATCGCCGCTTCCATGGCGCGCCACGACTTCATCCGGCTCGGCGTGATCCCGTTCGCGCCGGGCCCCCGCCAGGCCGACCTCATGATCGTCTCCGGCACGGTGACGGACAAGATGGCCCCGGCGGTGAAGCGCCTGTACGAGCAGATGCCCGAGCCCAAGTACGTCATCTCCTTCGGCGCCTGCTCCAACTGCGGCGGCCCGTACTGGGATTCGTACTCGGTGACGAAGGGGGTCGACCAGATCATCCCGGTCGACGTCTACGTCCCCGGCTGCCCGCCCCGGCCGGAGGCCCTGCTCCAGGGGATCCTCAAACTCCAGGAGAAGATCGCCCGCGAGTCGCTCAGCGAGCGCTACGGGACGGGCGGCGCGGCCCGTCCGTCCACCGCCGCGCTGCGCAGCGGACTGGTCGCCGCGCCGTCCGTGACCGGTTCCGCCCCCGACTCCCCGAAGGAGGAGGGGAAGTGA